A stretch of the Xiphias gladius isolate SHS-SW01 ecotype Sanya breed wild chromosome 21, ASM1685928v1, whole genome shotgun sequence genome encodes the following:
- the LOC120807251 gene encoding transmembrane and coiled-coil domains protein 1-like, which yields MDQCSSEQSPEDPDTGGRAELEVSRRASESEHGLSKITHNALENMGALGHGLKQFFQPQRRRSSVSPHDSTLSCTGALPSEPTDVGSEVGDAPASSTLPLDSDNPAASAPPAALSRVLQQIRGAPPIMKRGTSLQSRRSKAGGTGDPPQKGSPQIHRRSTHEALLQAGRPRSSSTTDTPSSPALADMLLTSGYHSTEEPDKLDRYDGSGPAVSPNALPYGADGYDVVDSTPDPQRTKQAIAQLQQKILKLTEQIKIEQTARDDNVAEYLKLANNADKQQSARIKQVFEKKNQKSAQTIQQLQRKLEHYHRKLREVEHNGIPRQPKDVFRDMHQGLKDVGAKVTGGFSSFSQATHSAAGAVVSKPREFASLIRNKFGSADNIAALKDSLDETQGDEGVGPGATRTLGTGQLLSSPKYGSDDDCSSATSGSAGANSTTGAPGGPPSSKGNTLDHAQASGFDAVLHEIQELRENQGRLEESFENLKAHYQRDYTMIMEALQEERYRCERLEEQLNDLTELHQNEILNLKQELASMEEKIAYQSYERARDIQSMTSAAGSNWAKAAATPRATKDTGCEGSMHIVSSEADCVDPPLSCYKS from the exons ATGGATCAGTGTAGTAGTGAACAGAGTCCAGAGGATCCGGACACAGGAGGCCGAGCGGAGCTGGAGGTCAGCAGGAGGGCGTCGGAGTCAGAGCATGGCTTGTCCAAAATCACCCATAATGCCCTTGAGAACATGGGAGCGTTGGGGCATGGCCTAAAGCAGTTCTTCCAGCCACAGCGCCGACGCTCCTCCGTTTCCCCACATGACTCCACCTTGTCCTGCACAGGTGCCCTTCCCTCCGAACCCACTGATGTAGGGTCAGAAGTAGGAGACGCTCCTGCCTCCTCGACCCTCCCTTTGGATTCTGACAACCCTGCTGCTTCCGCCCCTCCTGCAGCTCTGAGCCGTGTTCTGCAGCAGATCCGAGGTGCTCCACCAATTATGAAGCGAGGCACCAGCCTGCAGAGCCGCCGCAGCAAGGCGGGGGGCACTGGGGATCCCCCCCAGAAAGGTAGCCCCCAGATCCACAGGCGCAGCACCCATGAGGCCCTGCTGCAGGCTGGCCGCCCACGCTCCTCCTCGACCACAGACACACCAAGCAGCCCAGCCTTAGCTGACATGCTGCTGACCTCTGGTTACCACTCCACTGAAGAGCCTGACAAG CTGGATCGTTATGATGGATCGGGCCCTGCCGTGTCACCCAATGCCCTCCCCTATGGTGCAGATGGGTATGATGTAGTTGACAGTACACCAGACCCCCAGCGAACAAAGCAGGCCATCGCCCAGCTACAACAGAAGATCCTCAAGCTCACAGAGCAAATCAAGATCGAACAAACTGCACGTGACGACAATGTGGCTGAATACCTGAAACTCGCTAATAATGCAGACAAACAACAGAGTGCACGCATCAAACAGGTGTTTGAGAAGAAGAACCAAAAGTCAGCTCAGACTATCCAGCAATTGCAGAGGAAGCTGGAGCACTATCACCGTAAGCTTCGTGAGGTGGAACACAACGGCATCCCTCGCCAACCTAAAGATGTTTTCCGAGACATGCACCAGGGGCTGAAAGATGTTGGAGCCAAG GTAACAGGTGGCTTCTCCAGCTTCTCTCAAGCCACTCATTCTGCAGCTGGAGCTGTGGTGTCCAAGCCAAGAGAATTCGCTTCCCTCATCCGCAACAAGTTTGGCAGCGCCGATAACATTGCAGCCCTGAAAGACTCTTTGGATGAAACCCAAGGAGATGAGGGTGTTGGCCCTGGGGCAACGAGGACCCTTGGGACAGGACAGTTGCTGTCCAGCCCGAAGTATGGCAGTGATGATGACTGTTCTAGTGCTACCTCTGGCTCTGCAGGAGCCAATAGCACTACCGGAGCCCCTGGAGGCCCCCCTAGCTCCAAGGGCAATACCCTTGATCATGCCCAGGCCTCAGGCTTTGATGCTGTTCTCCATGAGATCCAAGAGCTCCGGGAAAACCAAGGTCGACTTGAGGAGTCCTTTGAAAACTTAAAAGCCCACTATCAGCGGGACTACACAATGATCATGGAGGCCCTGCAAGAGGAACGATACAG GTGTGAACGTTTAGAAGAACAACTCAATGACTTGACTGAACTGCACCAGAATGAAATTCTGAACTTGAAACAGGAACTAGCCAGCATGGAGGAGAAGATTGCTTACCAGTCCTATGAAAGAGCGAGGGACATTCAG TCCATGACCAGTGCTGCCGGTAGCAACTGGGCAAAGGCAGCAGCTACCCCCCGTGCCACAAAAGACACGGGCTGCGAAGGGTCCATGCATATTGTGTCATCCGAGGCCGACTGCGTGGACCCACCTCTGTCTTGCTACAAATCTTGA
- the LOC120783151 gene encoding uncharacterized protein LOC120783151 isoform X1, with protein sequence MAGCLLFVILMCSLHEMPVQGHPPPTLTVNPPVITETDSVTLICQAPSAVSVYQCYFYVVVRETTKGFSCLQTLTGTELLFLAHQSSPAEVQVTCFYTVKLGDVNSPSQYSDMYSITIHTKCFRCLNLTTDKTLDASLGLLRDSCALCTSASHFNHFLVLRNLMVGILKMRTLTHTMCTPPSLRSHLHQP encoded by the exons ATGGCTGGATGCTTGTTGTTTGTCATCCTCATGT GTTCCTTGCATGAGATGCCGGTTCAAG GACATCCTCCACCTACACTGACAGTGAATCCACCAGTGATCACAGAGACAGACTCAGTCACACTGATCTGTCAGGCTCCATCAGCGGTTTCTGTGTATCAGTGTTATTTCTACGTCGTGGTGCGAGAAACTACGAAAGGCTTCTCCTGTCTACAGACACTGACAGGGactgagctgctgtttttgGCACATCAGAGTTCACCTGCCGAGGTTCAAGTGAcatgtttttacactgtaaagcTTGGAGATGTAAATTCTCCATCTCAATACAGTGACATGTACTCCATTACCATACATA cAAAGTGCTTTcgttgcctaaacctaaccacagacaagACTCTAGATGCAAGCCTCGGTCTCTTACGTGACAGTTGTGCACTTTGTACGTCCGCCAGCCACTTCAACCACTTCCTG GTTCTGAGAAACTTAATGGTCGGGATCCTCAAAATGAGAAC TCTGACACACACCATGTGTACTCCACCATCTCTGAGGAGCCATCTGCATCAGCCCTGA
- the LOC120783151 gene encoding uncharacterized protein LOC120783151 isoform X2 has translation MAGCLLFVILMCSLHEMPVQAKCFRCLNLTTDKTLDASLGLLRDSCALCTSASHFNHFLVLRNLMVGILKMRTLTHTMCTPPSLRSHLHQP, from the exons ATGGCTGGATGCTTGTTGTTTGTCATCCTCATGT GTTCCTTGCATGAGATGCCGGTTCAAG cAAAGTGCTTTcgttgcctaaacctaaccacagacaagACTCTAGATGCAAGCCTCGGTCTCTTACGTGACAGTTGTGCACTTTGTACGTCCGCCAGCCACTTCAACCACTTCCTG GTTCTGAGAAACTTAATGGTCGGGATCCTCAAAATGAGAAC TCTGACACACACCATGTGTACTCCACCATCTCTGAGGAGCCATCTGCATCAGCCCTGA
- the LOC120806994 gene encoding protein B4, protein MPPKKPAAGSADPPVPSSSDAPVEAKAESKSDAAALRKLAAHPSTAVMVKEALKELDSRKGVSSQAIQNYIKQKYPSVDLVRLKHLVRRALKKGIENGTLVRPANSNVTTGATGKFRLAPKVKEPKAKTENVDPNVQKAPKPAKDGGQKPPKAGATKKKDSANEKAKSQENAKPPKKSKKDEEAATSKVAPAKKPKAKKAVEKGAGKGASDSTEAKAGKGSQSKAAKAGSDAPASKAPGKRGKKTAE, encoded by the exons ATGCCTCCTAAAAAGCCTGCAGCGGGCTCTGCTGATCCGCCCGTGCCGTCCTCCAGCGACGCCCCGGTGGAAGCGAAAGCGGAGTCGAAATCAG ATGCCGCGGCGCTGCGCAAACTTGCAGCTCATCCGTCCACAGCCGTTATGGTGAAAGAGGCGCTGAAAGAGCTGGACTCGCGCAAAGGGGTTTCGTCCCAAGCGATACAGAACtatatcaaacaaaaatacccCTCGGTGGATCTGGTGAGGTTGAAGCACTTGGTCCGTAGGGCTCTGAAAAAAGGCATCGAGAATGGCACGCTGGTGCGGCCTGCCAACTCCAATGTCACTACAGGCGCGACGGGAAAATTCAGG CTGGCACCAAAAGTCAAGGAGCCAAAGGCAAAAACTGAGAACGTGGATCCTAATGTGCAAAAAGCTCCAAAACCAGCCAAGGATGGAGGCCAGAAGCCCCCCAAAGCAG GTGCAACGAAGAAGAAAGACAGTGCCAATGAAAAGGCGAAGTCACAGGAG aacgCAAAGCCTcccaaaaagtcaaagaaagatgaagaggcTGCAACCTCAAAGGTTGCTCCAGCAAAAAAGCCTAAAGCTAAAAAAGCTGTGGAAAAAGGGGCTGGCAAGGGAGCTTCTGATTCAACAGAGGCAAAGGCAGGAAAGGGCTCCCAAAGCAAGGCTGCTAAAGCAGGCAGTGATGCCCCTGCCTCTAAAGCACCTGGGAAGCGAGGGAAGAAGACTGCAGAGTAA